The Sphingobium aromaticiconvertens genome has a segment encoding these proteins:
- a CDS encoding TIGR03013 family XrtA/PEP-CTERM system glycosyltransferase, whose translation MIRLFKHYVPHAVLLLGLLDFFLLAAAAEGGWILRARQIGMEVDYILNRTGPLLSFALALQTGMIAVGVYGTEALQSIRFAFARLLVAISLGVIFLSVMHFILPGMTLWRSNSLYAMGLAVVLLVLVRLLLGSMLGGEAFKRRLIILGAGDRANRIRDLEQRRGAGFLVVGYIAMNDGPQLVAEAINRSAIYNLADFVVKLGASEVVLALEERRNALPLGDLLRIKTTGVHVNEISTFLERETGRVDLDSVNPSWLIFSDGFSAGRRLSTIAKRLFDIAASMLLLALTGPIILLAAIAVKLDSKGPAFYRQQRVGLFGQEFWIVKLRTMRQDAEVAGQAVWAELDDPRITRLGYWLRKLRIDELPQTWTVLKGEMSFVGPRPERRQFVEDLEQHLRYYAERHMVKPGITGWAQINYPYGASIEDSRNKLEYDLYYAKNYTPFLDLLILIQTVRVVLWPDGAR comes from the coding sequence ATGATCAGGCTGTTCAAACATTATGTTCCCCATGCCGTGCTGCTGCTCGGCCTGCTGGATTTCTTCCTGCTGGCGGCGGCGGCGGAGGGCGGCTGGATATTGCGCGCGCGCCAGATTGGTATGGAGGTCGATTATATCCTCAATCGCACCGGCCCGCTGCTGAGTTTTGCCCTTGCGTTACAGACCGGCATGATCGCCGTTGGTGTTTATGGGACCGAAGCGTTGCAGTCTATCCGCTTCGCGTTTGCGCGGCTGCTGGTCGCGATTTCGCTGGGCGTGATATTCCTGTCGGTCATGCATTTCATCCTGCCCGGCATGACATTGTGGCGATCGAACTCGCTCTACGCCATGGGCCTCGCCGTCGTGCTGCTGGTGCTGGTGCGCCTGTTGCTGGGCTCCATGCTGGGCGGAGAGGCGTTCAAGCGTCGCCTGATCATATTGGGCGCGGGCGACCGGGCCAACCGTATCCGCGACCTGGAACAGCGCCGGGGCGCCGGGTTCCTGGTGGTCGGCTATATCGCCATGAACGACGGACCGCAGCTGGTGGCCGAAGCGATCAACCGCAGCGCCATCTACAATCTGGCAGACTTCGTCGTAAAGCTGGGCGCGAGCGAAGTGGTGCTGGCGCTGGAAGAGCGCCGCAACGCCTTGCCGCTTGGTGACCTGTTACGGATCAAGACCACCGGCGTCCATGTCAACGAAATTTCGACCTTTCTGGAGCGGGAGACGGGGCGCGTTGACCTCGACAGCGTCAATCCCAGTTGGCTGATCTTCTCCGACGGTTTTTCCGCCGGGCGTCGCCTGTCGACCATTGCCAAGCGCCTGTTCGACATAGCGGCGAGCATGCTGCTGCTGGCGTTGACTGGCCCGATCATCCTGCTGGCCGCGATCGCGGTGAAGCTCGACAGCAAGGGACCGGCTTTCTATCGCCAGCAACGCGTCGGCCTGTTCGGGCAGGAGTTCTGGATCGTCAAGCTACGGACCATGCGTCAGGATGCCGAAGTGGCGGGGCAGGCGGTCTGGGCGGAACTGGATGACCCCCGGATCACGCGTCTTGGCTATTGGCTTCGAAAGTTACGGATCGACGAATTGCCCCAGACCTGGACGGTGCTGAAGGGCGAGATGAGCTTCGTCGGCCCGCGTCCCGAACGGCGCCAGTTCGTCGAGGATCTGGAACAGCATCTGCGTTATTATGCCGAACGGCATATGGTGAAGCCGGGCATCACAGGCTGGGCGCAGATCAACTATCCCTATGGCGCATCGATTGAGGATAGCCGTAACAAGCTGGAATATGACCTTTATTACGCCAAGAACTACACGCCGTTCCTTGACCTTCTGATCCTGATACAGACGGTCCGGGTCGTTCTTTGGCCCGACGGCGCACGCTGA
- the dnaJ gene encoding molecular chaperone DnaJ, whose translation MTTQTDFYELLEIERTADAGVIKSAYRKLAMKYHPDKNGGCTDSEAKFKAVSEAYECLKDPQKRAAYDRFGHAAFQNGGPGGFGGGRGGQGGFSDLGDIFETIFGQSGFGGGGGQRQANRRGADLRYDMEITLDEAYHGKSTEIDIEVSAPCDTCDGSGAQPGTGVKTCGTCKGHGQVRAQQGFFVVERTCPSCQGAGQVIDSPCRSCRGDGRIDKHKSLSVNIPAGVDEGTRIRLTGEGEAGARGAPAGDLYIFLHVKRHAVFERDGTTLFCRVPVSFTTASLGGSIEVPGLDGSRQEIRIPAGIQSGKQLRQRGAGMPVLNGRGHGDIVVQIDVETPTRLSARQRELLEAFRETETGEECPQTSGFFTKIKDIWSEIKD comes from the coding sequence ATGACGACCCAGACCGATTTTTATGAACTGCTTGAGATCGAACGCACGGCGGATGCTGGCGTCATCAAGAGCGCCTATCGCAAGCTGGCGATGAAATATCACCCGGACAAAAACGGAGGGTGTACCGACAGCGAGGCGAAGTTCAAGGCCGTATCCGAGGCCTATGAATGCCTGAAAGACCCGCAGAAGCGCGCGGCCTATGACCGGTTCGGCCATGCGGCCTTCCAGAATGGCGGTCCGGGCGGTTTTGGCGGCGGTCGCGGCGGGCAGGGCGGTTTTTCTGATCTGGGCGATATATTCGAGACGATCTTCGGCCAGTCCGGCTTTGGCGGCGGTGGTGGTCAGCGGCAGGCAAACCGGCGCGGCGCGGACCTGCGCTACGACATGGAGATCACGCTCGACGAGGCCTATCATGGCAAATCGACCGAGATCGACATCGAGGTATCGGCGCCCTGCGACACCTGCGACGGATCGGGCGCGCAGCCGGGCACGGGTGTAAAGACCTGCGGCACCTGCAAGGGCCATGGTCAGGTGCGGGCGCAGCAGGGTTTTTTCGTAGTCGAACGAACCTGTCCGTCCTGTCAGGGCGCAGGTCAGGTGATCGACAGCCCCTGCCGGTCCTGCCGGGGAGACGGTCGTATCGACAAGCACAAGTCGCTGTCGGTCAATATCCCGGCGGGTGTCGATGAAGGAACGCGCATTCGCCTGACGGGTGAGGGAGAAGCGGGCGCGCGCGGCGCACCAGCGGGCGACCTCTACATATTCCTGCACGTGAAGCGCCATGCGGTATTTGAGCGCGACGGCACCACGCTTTTCTGTCGTGTGCCGGTCAGCTTTACGACTGCATCACTGGGCGGCAGCATCGAAGTGCCGGGGCTGGATGGGTCGCGACAGGAAATCCGCATTCCGGCGGGCATTCAGTCGGGCAAGCAACTGCGCCAGCGCGGCGCGGGCATGCCCGTGCTCAACGGGCGCGGTCATGGGGATATCGTGGTGCAGATCGACGTCGAGACGCCGACGCGGCTTTCGGCCCGCCAGCGCGAATTGCTGGAAGCCTTCCGCGAGACGGAGACGGGCGAGGAATGTCCGCAAACCAGCGGTTTCTTCACCAAGATCAAGGACATCTGGTCCGAGATTAAGGATTGA
- a CDS encoding alpha/beta hydrolase — protein MDTPTAPTPTSHYFTSLRTRLHYLDWGNSAAPLLVLVHGGFDHGRSWDWTARALSKDYHVIVPDLRGHGDSGWCNDGGYAMHHYIYDLAQLIALQGRDPVTIVGHSLGGSISLRYAGLFPEKVAKLVAIEGLGMAPAIVQQQQAKSPPERWLNWIEERRASASKPHRPYPTIEAAIGRMRERNEFLSLEQSLHLTIHGTNRNEDGSYSWKFDPYLKTAPPHGSLDEQLPEFWSQITCPVLLCLGLDSWASNPMKDGRAAHFTDARLVEFADAGHWLHHDQFEKFIEELRAFL, from the coding sequence ATGGATACGCCCACCGCGCCGACGCCGACCTCGCACTATTTCACGTCGCTGCGGACCAGGCTGCACTATCTCGACTGGGGAAACAGTGCTGCGCCGCTGCTGGTGCTGGTGCATGGTGGGTTCGATCATGGACGTAGCTGGGACTGGACTGCCCGCGCCCTATCGAAAGACTATCATGTCATCGTCCCCGACCTGCGTGGGCATGGCGACAGCGGCTGGTGCAATGACGGCGGCTATGCAATGCACCATTATATCTATGATCTGGCGCAACTCATCGCGTTACAGGGGCGCGATCCGGTGACGATCGTGGGTCATTCACTGGGCGGATCGATCAGCCTGCGCTACGCTGGACTGTTCCCGGAAAAGGTCGCAAAACTGGTAGCAATTGAGGGGTTGGGCATGGCGCCCGCCATCGTCCAGCAGCAACAGGCCAAATCCCCGCCGGAACGCTGGCTCAACTGGATAGAGGAACGCCGCGCCAGCGCCAGCAAACCGCATCGCCCATATCCGACGATCGAGGCCGCAATCGGCCGGATGCGCGAGCGCAACGAGTTTTTGTCGCTGGAACAGTCCCTGCATCTCACCATCCACGGCACCAACAGGAATGAGGATGGCAGCTATAGCTGGAAGTTTGATCCCTATCTGAAGACCGCTCCGCCACACGGCTCGCTCGACGAGCAATTGCCCGAATTCTGGAGCCAAATCACCTGCCCCGTTCTGCTGTGTCTTGGCCTGGACAGTTGGGCGTCCAACCCAATGAAGGACGGCCGCGCCGCCCACTTCACCGATGCCCGTCTGGTCGAGTTCGCCGATGCAGGCCATTGGCTGCATCATGACCAGTTCGAAAAGTTCATCGAGGAATTGCGCGCGTTCCTTTGA
- the dnaK gene encoding molecular chaperone DnaK: MAKVIGIDLGTTNSCIAVMDGGKPKVIENAEGARTTPSIVAFTKDGERLIGQPAKRQAVTNGDNTIFAVKRLIGRRFEDPMTQKDMELVPYSISKGPNGDAWVQAGGQDYSPSQVSAFILQKMKETAESYLGETVTQAVITVPAYFNDAQRQATKDAGQIAGLEVLRIINEPTAAALAYGLDKQDGKTIAVYDLGGGTFDISILEIGDGVFEVKSTNGDTFLGGEDFDAKVVQFLADDFKKVEGIDLTKDKLALQRLKEAAEKAKIELSSAQSTEVNLPFITADQNGPKHLVKNITRSDLEKLVADLIKRTMEPCKKAMADAGVSASEISEVVLVGGMTRMPKVREAVKEFFGKEPHTGVNPDEVVAMGAAIQAGVLQGDVKDVLLLDVTPLSLGIETLGGVFTRMIDRNTTIPAKKSQVYSTADDNQQAVTIRVFQGEREMAADNKLLGQFDLIGIPPAPRGVPQVEVTFDIDANGLVNVSAKDKGTGKEQQIRIQASGGLSDSDIDQMVKDAERFAEEDKKRREGAEAKNNAESLVHTTEKQIEEHGDKVDAALKSEIEAAIADTKAAVEGGDVEAMKTKAQDLATVAMKLGQAIYEKEQASAASPDAEAPKADDDVVDAEFSEVDDNKA, translated from the coding sequence ATGGCTAAAGTAATCGGTATCGACCTTGGCACCACCAACAGCTGCATCGCTGTCATGGACGGGGGCAAGCCCAAGGTTATCGAAAATGCGGAAGGCGCGCGCACGACGCCCTCCATCGTTGCGTTCACCAAGGATGGCGAGCGTCTGATCGGCCAACCCGCCAAGCGGCAGGCCGTCACCAATGGCGACAATACGATTTTCGCGGTGAAGCGCCTGATCGGCCGCCGCTTTGAAGATCCCATGACCCAGAAGGACATGGAACTGGTTCCCTATTCGATTTCGAAAGGGCCGAACGGCGACGCATGGGTCCAGGCCGGTGGGCAGGATTATTCGCCGTCGCAGGTTTCCGCCTTCATTCTTCAGAAGATGAAGGAAACCGCCGAGAGCTATCTGGGCGAAACCGTGACGCAGGCGGTCATCACCGTTCCAGCCTACTTCAACGACGCCCAGCGTCAGGCGACCAAGGACGCCGGCCAGATTGCGGGGCTTGAAGTGCTGCGCATCATCAACGAGCCGACCGCGGCCGCGCTGGCCTATGGCCTCGACAAGCAGGACGGCAAGACCATCGCCGTCTATGACCTTGGCGGCGGTACGTTCGACATCTCCATCCTGGAAATCGGCGATGGCGTGTTCGAGGTGAAGTCGACCAACGGCGACACCTTCCTGGGCGGCGAGGATTTCGACGCCAAGGTCGTGCAATTCCTGGCCGACGATTTCAAGAAGGTCGAAGGCATTGATCTCACCAAGGACAAGCTGGCCCTTCAGCGTCTGAAGGAAGCGGCCGAGAAAGCGAAGATCGAATTGTCTTCGGCCCAGTCGACCGAGGTCAACCTGCCCTTCATCACTGCCGACCAGAATGGTCCCAAGCATCTGGTGAAGAACATCACCCGCTCCGACCTGGAGAAGCTGGTGGCGGACCTCATCAAGCGCACGATGGAACCCTGCAAGAAGGCGATGGCCGACGCAGGCGTTTCGGCGAGCGAGATCAGCGAAGTGGTGCTGGTTGGCGGCATGACCCGCATGCCCAAGGTGCGCGAGGCCGTGAAGGAATTCTTCGGTAAGGAGCCGCACACCGGCGTGAATCCTGACGAAGTCGTCGCCATGGGCGCCGCCATTCAGGCGGGCGTGCTTCAGGGCGACGTCAAGGACGTGCTGCTGCTCGACGTGACTCCGCTATCGCTGGGCATCGAGACGCTGGGTGGCGTGTTCACCCGCATGATCGACCGCAACACCACCATTCCTGCGAAGAAGAGCCAGGTCTACTCGACGGCTGATGACAATCAGCAGGCCGTGACCATCCGCGTCTTCCAGGGCGAGCGTGAAATGGCGGCGGACAACAAGCTGCTGGGTCAGTTCGACCTGATCGGCATTCCGCCCGCACCGCGCGGCGTTCCGCAGGTTGAAGTGACCTTCGACATCGACGCCAACGGTCTGGTCAACGTGTCCGCCAAGGACAAGGGCACCGGCAAGGAACAGCAGATTCGCATTCAGGCGTCGGGCGGTCTGTCCGACTCCGACATCGATCAGATGGTCAAGGATGCCGAGCGCTTCGCCGAAGAGGACAAGAAGCGTCGTGAAGGGGCCGAAGCGAAGAACAACGCCGAAAGTCTGGTTCACACCACCGAAAAGCAGATCGAAGAGCATGGCGACAAGGTGGACGCTGCCCTCAAGTCCGAGATCGAGGCGGCGATCGCCGACACCAAGGCGGCTGTCGAAGGCGGCGATGTCGAGGCGATGAAGACCAAGGCGCAGGATCTGGCCACTGTTGCCATGAAGCTGGGCCAGGCGATCTATGAGAAGGAACAGGCCAGCGCGGCCTCGCCCGATGCGGAAGCGCCGAAGGCCGATGACGATGTAGTCGACGCCGAATTTTCGGAAGTAGACGACAACAAGGCATAA
- a CDS encoding vgr related protein, translating to MSSRALTQEEVTLARSIFGEAIAYDRVRIHNRKWWPFQPRRVTMAPDGDLWFHPQGGLYCDDFCASPLNIQGLFIHEMTHAWQAQRGGKWYLPLMRHPFCRYDYTMQPSKPFARYGLEQQAEIVRHAFLMRQGLVLSNLPPLSAYEAILPFRTR from the coding sequence TTGAGCAGCCGGGCACTGACGCAGGAGGAAGTGACCCTCGCCCGCTCAATATTCGGCGAGGCGATCGCCTATGATCGCGTCCGTATCCACAATCGTAAATGGTGGCCCTTTCAACCGCGCCGGGTAACGATGGCGCCCGACGGCGACCTGTGGTTCCATCCGCAGGGTGGCCTCTATTGCGATGATTTCTGCGCCAGCCCCCTGAATATCCAGGGTCTTTTCATCCACGAGATGACCCATGCCTGGCAGGCGCAACGGGGTGGAAAATGGTATCTGCCGCTGATGCGTCACCCCTTCTGCCGCTATGATTACACAATGCAGCCGAGCAAGCCCTTCGCCCGCTACGGGCTGGAGCAACAGGCCGAAATCGTGCGCCACGCCTTCCTGATGCGGCAGGGCCTCGTCCTGTCCAACCTACCGCCATTGTCGGCATATGAAGCGATCCTGCCATTTCGGACGCGATAA
- a CDS encoding copper chaperone PCu(A)C translates to MRALLPIAVLACLAPLAACGDPAPTYVDQAWVRVSPNKDSPSAGYFTVHGGDVATTLRGVLTDRAIRVEMHESVKGDNGVMSMKPIDSVEIPAKGTVAFAPGGKHLMLWNLNQDAVDQGKMPMTFLFSNGDRIIVDAVVQKPGAAPSPANPAPVDNSAAKPQDHADH, encoded by the coding sequence ATGCGTGCCCTCCTCCCTATCGCCGTTCTGGCCTGCCTTGCGCCGCTGGCTGCCTGCGGAGATCCAGCCCCCACCTATGTCGATCAGGCCTGGGTGCGCGTCAGCCCGAACAAGGACAGCCCGTCTGCCGGTTATTTCACGGTGCATGGCGGCGATGTCGCGACGACGCTGCGCGGCGTGCTGACCGACCGGGCGATTCGGGTGGAAATGCATGAAAGCGTGAAGGGCGATAACGGCGTCATGTCGATGAAGCCGATCGACAGCGTGGAGATTCCCGCCAAGGGCACGGTCGCCTTTGCGCCCGGCGGTAAACATCTCATGTTGTGGAATCTCAACCAAGATGCGGTGGACCAGGGCAAAATGCCGATGACCTTCCTCTTTTCCAATGGCGACCGAATCATCGTCGATGCCGTGGTGCAGAAGCCCGGAGCCGCGCCATCCCCTGCCAACCCCGCGCCCGTTGACAACAGCGCTGCAAAACCGCAGGACCATGCCGACCATTGA
- a CDS encoding 4a-hydroxytetrahydrobiopterin dehydratase: MISKLTDAERAVALATLPEWTSVSDPDGIRRLFTFTDFVQAFGFMAQVALLAEKADHHPEWSNVYNRVDIVLTTHDAGGLSQRDVDMATAIDAIVA; encoded by the coding sequence ATGATCAGCAAATTGACGGATGCAGAGCGTGCGGTGGCCTTGGCGACCCTGCCTGAATGGACCAGCGTGAGCGATCCGGATGGCATCCGTCGCCTTTTCACCTTTACGGATTTCGTTCAGGCTTTCGGCTTCATGGCGCAGGTCGCCCTGTTGGCGGAGAAGGCCGATCATCATCCCGAATGGTCGAATGTCTATAATCGCGTGGACATAGTGTTGACCACGCATGATGCGGGCGGTTTGTCGCAGCGGGACGTGGACATGGCGACGGCGATCGACGCGATCGTCGCGTGA
- the hrcA gene encoding heat-inducible transcriptional repressor HrcA: MPVTPISELNERARDVFRLVVESYLGTGLPVGSRTVSKLATLSLSPASIRNVMQDLEELGLLAAPHTSAGRMPTETGLRLFVDGMMQAAEPSAEERRAIETGIAEGGRIEEALSAATVALSGLSACAGIVMVPKRDPLLRQFGFVPLNERQALAVLVGQDGSVENRVVDLPGNVLPATLNEAANYMSARFAGLTLREAGVALSRELEADQSALQGAARELVERGIAIWSSDAENRPVLIVRGQANLIDEGTASDLERVRNLLDELEGKQDIARLLEGALAGSATKIFIGSENKLFSLSGSSVIAAPYRGVDGRVVGVVGVIGPTRLNYARVIPMVDFTAQTLSRLMR; the protein is encoded by the coding sequence ATGCCCGTCACCCCGATCAGCGAATTGAACGAGCGCGCGCGCGATGTCTTTCGGCTGGTGGTTGAAAGCTATCTGGGCACGGGCTTGCCCGTGGGATCGCGCACCGTCAGCAAGCTGGCGACGCTGAGCCTGTCGCCTGCCTCCATCCGCAACGTCATGCAGGATCTGGAGGAGCTGGGCCTGCTGGCGGCACCGCACACCTCCGCCGGACGAATGCCGACCGAAACGGGGCTGCGCCTGTTTGTCGATGGCATGATGCAGGCTGCGGAGCCATCGGCCGAGGAACGTCGGGCTATCGAGACGGGCATAGCGGAGGGCGGACGGATCGAGGAGGCGCTGTCGGCGGCGACGGTGGCCCTGTCCGGCCTGTCCGCCTGTGCCGGGATCGTCATGGTGCCCAAGCGCGATCCCTTGCTGCGCCAGTTCGGTTTCGTGCCGCTCAACGAACGGCAGGCGCTGGCTGTGCTGGTCGGGCAGGACGGATCGGTCGAGAATCGCGTCGTCGACCTGCCGGGCAATGTGCTGCCCGCGACGCTGAACGAAGCGGCGAATTATATGTCGGCGCGCTTTGCGGGACTTACCCTGCGTGAAGCGGGCGTGGCGCTGAGCCGCGAGTTGGAGGCCGATCAGTCGGCGCTTCAGGGCGCAGCCCGCGAACTGGTGGAACGCGGCATCGCCATCTGGTCGAGCGACGCGGAGAATCGCCCGGTGCTGATCGTGCGGGGGCAGGCGAACCTGATCGATGAGGGGACCGCCAGCGACCTGGAGCGGGTCCGCAACCTGCTGGACGAGTTGGAGGGAAAGCAGGATATTGCACGTCTGCTGGAGGGCGCGCTGGCGGGCAGCGCGACCAAAATCTTCATCGGATCGGAAAACAAGCTCTTTTCCCTGTCGGGTTCTTCGGTCATAGCCGCCCCTTATCGTGGAGTGGACGGCCGGGTGGTCGGCGTGGTCGGTGTGATCGGCCCAACCCGCTTGAATTATGCCCGCGTAATACCAATGGTGGACTTCACCGCACAGACGCTGTCGAGATTGATGAGATGA
- the grpE gene encoding nucleotide exchange factor GrpE, whose translation MTQDNNNLENSEIVDELPEDASPAADAVTERLAALEEEVAVAKQDVLYAHAETQNVRRRLEKELADARAYASTAFARDILSVADNMGRALSMIPADLREDEQWKGLVTGLEATGRELESVFRKNGIEKLVSVGEPLDPNKHQAMLEVPSADAEPGTILTEMQSGYMIKDRLLRPALVGVAKKPD comes from the coding sequence ATGACACAAGACAACAACAACCTGGAAAATAGCGAAATCGTGGACGAGTTGCCCGAGGATGCATCCCCCGCAGCTGACGCAGTGACCGAGCGCCTCGCCGCGTTGGAAGAGGAAGTGGCCGTCGCGAAGCAGGACGTGCTCTATGCCCATGCCGAGACGCAGAATGTGCGCCGCCGGCTGGAAAAGGAACTGGCGGACGCGCGGGCCTATGCGTCGACCGCTTTTGCACGCGACATATTGTCGGTCGCCGACAATATGGGGCGCGCCCTGTCCATGATCCCTGCCGATCTGCGCGAGGATGAGCAATGGAAGGGGCTGGTCACAGGGCTTGAGGCGACCGGCCGCGAGTTGGAAAGCGTGTTCCGCAAGAACGGCATTGAAAAGCTGGTGTCGGTGGGTGAACCACTCGACCCGAACAAGCATCAGGCGATGCTGGAAGTCCCCTCCGCTGATGCCGAGCCGGGAACGATCCTGACCGAAATGCAGTCTGGCTACATGATCAAGGACCGCCTGCTCCGCCCGGCGCTGGTCGGCGTGGCGAAGAAACCGGACTGA
- a CDS encoding metallopeptidase family protein: MPTNGQPSRFAPTAQEIETLALEALSRLPEPFRAHLFNVALFIEEFAAADVLAEMDINDPFGLTGLYSGRPVGQEAQSGDLPPSIYLFRRPLLDEWVETGVALADLITHVVVHEVGHHFGLSDLDMHVLEDMVAS, encoded by the coding sequence ATGCCTACCAACGGTCAACCATCGCGCTTTGCTCCCACCGCGCAGGAAATAGAAACGCTCGCTCTTGAAGCGCTTTCGCGCCTGCCGGAGCCATTCCGCGCGCACCTGTTTAACGTGGCCCTGTTCATCGAGGAGTTTGCCGCTGCTGACGTGCTGGCGGAAATGGACATCAACGATCCTTTCGGCCTCACCGGCCTTTATTCGGGGCGTCCCGTGGGGCAGGAAGCGCAAAGCGGCGACCTTCCCCCTTCCATATATTTGTTTCGCCGCCCGCTGCTGGATGAATGGGTGGAAACCGGCGTGGCACTTGCGGACCTCATCACCCATGTCGTGGTGCATGAAGTCGGCCATCATTTCGGCCTGTCGGATCTCGACATGCACGTCCTGGAGGACATGGTCGCATCGTGA
- a CDS encoding heme exporter protein CcmB, which produces MKTFRLIVARDLHAAWASAGLWLPVAFLLLVASLYPFAIGPDTALLARTGGGMLWIAALLASLLPIDRLIAPDRDSGVLDQLSLRGVGEETIIIAKLVAHWLGFGPPLMLATLPAAALLKLDGATIILLEAGLLIGTPALAALALLVATLTAGLRSSGALAGLLALPLAVPLLIFGAGTLGDGSGAALKWLGAASLLLVALTPIAGGAAIRAGRE; this is translated from the coding sequence ATGAAGACGTTTCGCCTGATCGTTGCGCGCGACCTTCACGCGGCGTGGGCGTCTGCGGGCCTCTGGTTGCCGGTGGCTTTCCTGTTGCTGGTCGCCAGCCTCTATCCCTTCGCCATCGGGCCGGACACAGCCCTGCTGGCACGCACGGGCGGCGGCATGTTGTGGATCGCCGCCTTGCTCGCCAGCCTGTTGCCGATCGACCGGCTGATCGCCCCCGACCGGGATTCGGGCGTTCTGGATCAATTGTCGCTGCGCGGTGTCGGAGAGGAAACTATCATCATTGCCAAGCTGGTGGCCCATTGGCTGGGCTTTGGTCCGCCGTTGATGCTGGCCACTCTGCCCGCCGCCGCGCTGCTGAAACTGGATGGCGCCACGATCATCCTGCTGGAAGCGGGGTTGCTGATCGGTACCCCCGCCCTTGCCGCACTCGCCCTGCTGGTCGCGACCCTGACTGCGGGCCTGCGGTCGAGCGGTGCTTTGGCGGGTCTGCTAGCCCTGCCGTTGGCGGTGCCATTGCTCATATTCGGCGCCGGAACGCTGGGCGACGGCAGCGGCGCCGCGCTCAAATGGCTGGGCGCGGCCTCGCTGTTGCTGGTGGCACTCACCCCTATTGCCGGTGGCGCAGCTATCCGGGCAGGACGCGAATAA
- the ccmA gene encoding heme ABC exporter ATP-binding protein CcmA yields the protein MSGLKMSGLACLRGGRILFHGLDLSLGAGESALLTGPNGIGKSSLMRLCAGLLTPFAGTIDRIGGVALSDERLALDLDRTLEEALGFWAGIDGAEAWVDAALDALALGALRAVPVRMLSTGQRKRAMLARIMASGATIWLLDEPANGLDSASVDLLGVIVSAHLADGGIVVAASHQPLPLMAPVMIDLLAYQPVEP from the coding sequence ATGTCCGGCCTGAAAATGTCCGGACTCGCCTGCCTGCGTGGTGGACGAATCTTGTTCCATGGCCTGGACCTTTCCCTTGGCGCCGGTGAAAGTGCGTTGCTCACCGGGCCGAACGGCATCGGAAAATCCAGCCTGATGCGCCTGTGTGCGGGGCTTTTGACGCCTTTTGCCGGAACGATCGACCGCATCGGCGGCGTCGCCCTCAGCGACGAGCGCCTTGCACTAGACCTGGACCGGACGCTGGAGGAGGCTCTGGGTTTCTGGGCGGGGATCGACGGCGCGGAAGCGTGGGTCGACGCGGCGCTCGATGCACTGGCGCTCGGCGCGCTGCGCGCTGTACCCGTCCGGATGCTCTCGACCGGGCAGCGCAAGCGCGCGATGCTGGCGCGGATCATGGCATCGGGCGCGACGATCTGGCTGCTCGACGAACCTGCCAACGGCCTGGACTCTGCATCGGTCGACTTGCTCGGCGTGATTGTGTCGGCTCATCTCGCCGATGGCGGCATCGTCGTCGCCGCCTCGCACCAGCCGCTCCCGCTCATGGCGCCCGTGATGATCGACCTCCTCGCCTATCAGCCGGTGGAGCCATGA